A window from Primulina huaijiensis isolate GDHJ02 chromosome 11, ASM1229523v2, whole genome shotgun sequence encodes these proteins:
- the LOC140987154 gene encoding upstream activation factor subunit UAF30-like, protein MKMLPRGMKKAVTDNPKMVADLIDLVNLPSTLREFMGQSQSSQLNCFRHVWSYIKLNNLQDPSNKNIVNCDHKLKNILLGKPKVELTELPMLIRLHFPKQPK, encoded by the exons ATGAAAATGTTGCCACGGGGGATGAAGAAGGCTGTTACAGACAACCCTAAGATGGTTGCGGATTTGATTGACCTTGTAAATCTGCCTTCGACACTGAGAGAATTCATGGGTCAGTCTCAGAGTTCTCAATTAAACTGCTTTAGGCATGTGTGGTCGTATATCAAGCTGAACAATCTTCAG GATCCGAGCAATAAAAACATTGTGAATTGTGATCACAAGCTGAAGAACATTCTGTTGGGCAAGCCTAAGGTCGAACTTACTGAACTTCCCATGTTGATCAGGTTGCATTTCCCAAAGCAGCCCAAGTGA